From the genome of Gracilibacillus salitolerans, one region includes:
- a CDS encoding GNAT family N-acetyltransferase: MKHNKQYQSLKIDSDTTNILIEGPVSSEKLSRLTMHEALTAFRPPYEQLEALKEIADLPEGRILIATVNQEIIGYVTYLHPDPIERWSKYPKDNMLELGAIEIAPQYRGNKLGSRLIETSMIDENMENYIIISTEYYWHWDLNYSELSVWDYRKIMEKMMKAGSLYPAPTNEPEIMAHPANCLMVRIGKNVSKEDQEKFKKLRFLT, from the coding sequence GTGAAACACAATAAACAATACCAGTCCTTAAAAATCGACTCTGATACCACAAACATTCTTATTGAAGGACCTGTATCGTCTGAAAAACTTTCACGATTAACCATGCACGAGGCATTAACTGCTTTTCGGCCTCCATATGAGCAACTAGAAGCATTGAAGGAAATAGCTGATTTACCAGAAGGCAGAATCTTGATAGCAACAGTAAATCAAGAAATTATTGGCTATGTAACATATCTCCACCCTGATCCAATTGAAAGGTGGTCGAAATATCCCAAAGATAATATGTTAGAATTGGGAGCTATTGAAATAGCACCACAATATCGAGGTAATAAGCTAGGTTCACGTTTAATTGAAACTTCTATGATAGATGAAAATATGGAAAATTATATTATTATTTCTACCGAGTACTATTGGCATTGGGATTTAAATTATTCAGAATTAAGTGTGTGGGACTATCGAAAAATCATGGAAAAAATGATGAAAGCAGGTAGTCTGTATCCTGCACCTACAAATGAACCCGAGATAATGGCTCATCCTGCCAATTGTTTAATGGTTCGAATTGGAAAAAATGTCTCCAAAGAAGACCAAGAAAAATTTAAAAAACTAAGATTTCTTACTTAA
- a CDS encoding CoxG family protein: MPNGTHFVQLDLPIEKVWEFVSDMNRWAPLAPGYINHQIINERQSTWHFKGDVGKMQKKIGLKVKIKEWVAPTSISFELKGISENLEGSGYFQAEKITAERTNVTGCLSISAGGMMGPMINSVLKSVVPKTTIEFTESVASRLMKEEAVSK; encoded by the coding sequence ATGCCGAATGGTACACACTTTGTCCAATTAGATTTGCCAATCGAAAAAGTCTGGGAATTTGTCAGCGATATGAACAGATGGGCACCTTTAGCCCCGGGGTATATCAATCACCAGATTATTAATGAGCGTCAATCAACATGGCATTTCAAAGGTGACGTAGGCAAGATGCAAAAAAAGATAGGATTAAAAGTAAAAATAAAAGAATGGGTGGCACCAACGAGCATCAGTTTTGAATTAAAGGGAATAAGCGAAAATTTAGAAGGAAGCGGCTATTTTCAAGCGGAGAAAATTACTGCTGAAAGAACGAATGTCACCGGATGTTTATCTATATCCGCTGGTGGCATGATGGGGCCAATGATTAATAGTGTGTTAAAATCTGTAGTACCAAAGACAACGATAGAATTTACAGAGTCTGTTGCAAGCAGGTTGATGAAAGAAGAAGCCGTTTCAAAGTAG
- a CDS encoding cytochrome d ubiquinol oxidase subunit II: MSYEIIGIVVLWLFLYGYIIVASIDFGAGFFHAYSVLTNKHHIISNIVQRYLSPVWEVTNVFLVFFFVGIVGFFPSTAYYYGTVLLVPASLSLILLAIRGSYYAFTTYGKLKSNLWTYLYGFSGLLIPASLSIVLTISEGGFIKEGNNELTLQYASLFSSPLTWSIVILSLTSILYISAVFLTWYANKAKDLAATALLRRYALIWAGPAIITATGIIVELRTHNPVHYHRMLDLWWMFALSGILFISTVYLIWRKKSYGLAFFLLTGQFFIAFYAYGLSHYPYLLYPYLTIEEGFTSEGMALALIIAFIAGLCLLLPSLWLLLRLFLFNKDYVEGKIK, from the coding sequence GTGTCCTATGAAATCATTGGCATTGTTGTGCTCTGGCTATTTCTATATGGATATATAATTGTTGCTTCAATCGATTTTGGAGCAGGATTCTTTCATGCATATAGCGTCTTAACCAATAAGCATCATATCATTAGTAACATTGTACAACGTTATCTTTCACCAGTCTGGGAGGTCACCAATGTCTTTCTCGTCTTTTTCTTTGTTGGGATTGTAGGATTCTTTCCTAGTACAGCTTATTATTATGGAACCGTATTATTAGTACCTGCAAGTTTGTCTCTCATCTTATTAGCGATTCGAGGATCTTATTATGCTTTCACTACTTACGGTAAATTAAAGAGTAATTTGTGGACTTACTTATATGGTTTTTCCGGCTTATTAATTCCGGCATCGCTCTCGATCGTATTGACAATCTCTGAAGGTGGATTTATCAAAGAAGGCAATAATGAACTTACTTTGCAATATGCATCCCTGTTTTCAAGCCCTTTAACATGGAGTATCGTGATCTTAAGTTTAACCTCCATACTTTATATTTCTGCTGTTTTTCTAACCTGGTATGCCAATAAGGCTAAAGATCTAGCAGCAACTGCCCTATTGCGGAGATATGCTTTAATATGGGCTGGGCCAGCTATTATTACCGCTACTGGTATAATTGTGGAATTGCGGACACATAATCCGGTTCATTATCACAGAATGCTCGATTTATGGTGGATGTTTGCTCTCTCAGGAATATTGTTTATCTCCACAGTGTATTTGATTTGGCGGAAAAAATCTTACGGTCTTGCTTTTTTCTTACTGACTGGACAATTTTTTATTGCTTTCTATGCTTATGGACTTTCCCATTATCCTTACCTGTTGTATCCTTACTTGACGATAGAAGAAGGTTTTACTAGCGAAGGAATGGCTCTTGCTTTAATTATTGCTTTTATTGCAGGTCTCTGCTTATTGCTCCCTTCTTTATGGTTATTATTACGTCTTTTTCTATTTAATAAAGATTATGTGGAAGGGAAGATAAAGTGA
- the cydS gene encoding cytochrome bd oxidase small subunit CydS — MNEFLYFYAPFIIIIISIIFTFWFISKDTRIK; from the coding sequence ATGAATGAATTTCTATACTTTTATGCACCATTTATTATCATTATCATCAGTATTATCTTCACGTTCTGGTTTATCTCAAAAGATACGAGAATAAAATAA
- a CDS encoding cytochrome ubiquinol oxidase subunit I yields MESEQAVFYSRLLTELTLSFHIIYATIGVGIPFLIFLTQWLGIKKQDEHYILLARRWTRGFIITVAVGVVTGTAIGLQLNLLWPTFMELAGNVIALPLFMETFAFFFEAIFLGIYLYTWDRFRDQRKHMLLLLPVAIGASFSAIFITMVNAFMNAPQGFELMNGEFINVEPLVAMFNPAMPTKVAHVVATAYMTSAFVLAAIGAFRLLRGSNHIYHKKALLLTLKVGLVFSIASAIIGDFAGKYLAEYQPEKLAAMEWHFETEEQASLTLLGFLTNGEEITFSIEVPYALSILAHGNPNAEVIGLDQFAEDEIPPLYIHYLFNIMVIIGMITMIIALFYIVGNALNRTFIRSRFFLWLIVSTGPLSMLAIEAGWWLAEVGRQPWVLRGILRTENAATTSNHVDLMLLLFIGLYIVLGLASVIVLTRMFKNNPVEQEIVDHQRIGR; encoded by the coding sequence ATGGAAAGTGAACAAGCTGTCTTTTACAGCCGACTATTAACCGAATTAACACTTTCATTCCATATTATATATGCAACGATTGGTGTGGGGATTCCTTTTCTGATATTTCTAACACAGTGGCTCGGAATAAAGAAACAAGATGAGCACTACATTTTATTAGCCAGAAGATGGACAAGAGGTTTCATCATCACCGTTGCTGTTGGAGTCGTTACTGGAACGGCGATTGGATTACAGCTTAACCTATTATGGCCTACCTTTATGGAGTTAGCAGGAAATGTAATAGCTCTTCCGTTATTTATGGAAACGTTCGCCTTCTTCTTCGAGGCTATTTTTCTTGGTATTTATCTATATACATGGGACAGATTTCGTGATCAGCGCAAGCACATGTTACTGTTACTCCCTGTAGCAATAGGAGCGTCTTTTTCTGCAATTTTTATTACGATGGTAAATGCTTTTATGAATGCACCGCAAGGATTTGAATTAATGAATGGGGAATTCATTAATGTCGAACCACTCGTTGCCATGTTTAACCCTGCCATGCCGACAAAAGTTGCTCATGTTGTAGCAACGGCATATATGACTTCAGCATTTGTATTAGCAGCGATTGGCGCCTTCCGTCTGCTAAGAGGCTCTAATCATATCTATCATAAAAAGGCCCTTTTACTGACGCTGAAAGTTGGACTAGTTTTCTCGATTGCGTCTGCTATTATCGGAGATTTTGCTGGTAAATATCTCGCAGAATACCAGCCTGAAAAGCTGGCAGCAATGGAATGGCACTTTGAAACAGAAGAACAGGCATCCCTAACATTGCTGGGATTTTTAACCAATGGTGAAGAGATTACATTTTCCATAGAAGTTCCTTACGCATTAAGTATACTTGCCCACGGAAATCCGAATGCAGAAGTAATAGGCTTGGACCAGTTCGCTGAGGATGAAATCCCTCCGCTCTATATCCATTATTTGTTTAATATTATGGTGATTATCGGCATGATTACAATGATAATCGCACTATTTTACATTGTTGGTAATGCCTTGAATAGAACATTTATTAGAAGCAGATTCTTTCTATGGCTAATAGTAAGTACAGGACCATTATCGATGCTTGCTATTGAAGCGGGATGGTGGTTAGCTGAGGTCGGCAGACAGCCATGGGTATTACGTGGCATTTTACGCACAGAAAATGCCGCCACGACTAGTAATCATGTTGATTTAATGCTTTTACTCTTTATTGGATTATATATAGTACTCGGATTAGCAAGTGTTATTGTATTAACCCGAATGTTTAAAAACAATCCAGTAGAGCAAGAAATAGTAGATCATCAAAGAATTGGAAGGTGA
- a CDS encoding alanine/glycine:cation symporter family protein has product MEKVEWIASKIVEWGNLILWDYVLIYLLIGAGLFFTLRSKFVQFRLFGDMFKVISEEAVEQSGKKGTNAFQAFSITIASRVGTGNLAGVALAVAIGGPGAVFWMWMIALIGMATAFIESTLAQVYKVPDKDGFRGGPAYYMEKALGQKWMGIVFSILITITFGFIFNAVQANTISAAVEQAFDIDKVWTGIVLVVLAGLIIFGGIKRIASVAGVIVPIMAVIYMIVGFYVVFTNITAIPDVFMLIIKNAFGLEEVFGGGAGAAMMYGIRRGLFSNEGGMGSAPNAAATAGVNHPVKQGLVQSLAVFFDTIVICSLTAFIIILYDNFYQASEDGIQLTQVALSAHVGEWASIFLAITIFFFAFSSVIGNYYYGETNVSFLNPKGIWINVYRVVVLGMVMFGSLASIQIVWDMADLFMAMMAVVNLIAILLLSKIAMDVLQDYVKQKKQGTDPNFHYKNVKGLKNISWWGAQDEEK; this is encoded by the coding sequence ATGGAGAAAGTAGAATGGATAGCTTCCAAAATTGTCGAATGGGGTAATTTGATTCTTTGGGATTATGTATTAATTTACTTACTAATAGGTGCAGGTTTATTCTTTACCCTTCGATCTAAGTTTGTTCAGTTCCGTTTATTCGGAGATATGTTTAAAGTTATTTCTGAGGAAGCGGTTGAGCAGAGCGGTAAAAAAGGAACCAATGCCTTCCAAGCATTTAGTATTACAATCGCATCAAGAGTAGGGACAGGTAACCTGGCAGGTGTAGCTTTAGCTGTTGCAATAGGTGGACCTGGTGCTGTGTTCTGGATGTGGATGATCGCCTTAATTGGAATGGCCACTGCATTTATTGAAAGTACGCTTGCCCAAGTATATAAAGTTCCAGATAAAGATGGTTTCAGAGGCGGACCGGCTTATTATATGGAAAAAGCTTTAGGACAAAAATGGATGGGTATTGTGTTCTCAATACTGATAACCATTACATTTGGCTTTATATTTAATGCTGTACAAGCCAATACGATTTCAGCTGCAGTAGAACAGGCTTTTGATATTGATAAAGTCTGGACAGGTATTGTACTAGTTGTGTTAGCAGGACTGATTATTTTTGGCGGTATTAAACGTATTGCATCTGTTGCCGGAGTGATTGTACCTATTATGGCTGTTATTTATATGATTGTCGGTTTTTACGTTGTATTCACCAATATTACCGCTATCCCAGATGTATTTATGCTTATTATCAAAAATGCATTTGGATTAGAAGAAGTATTTGGTGGTGGTGCTGGTGCAGCAATGATGTATGGTATTCGCCGCGGTCTCTTTTCCAATGAAGGTGGTATGGGTAGTGCACCGAATGCTGCTGCAACTGCAGGCGTCAATCACCCGGTTAAGCAAGGGCTTGTACAATCGCTGGCTGTATTTTTTGATACGATTGTCATTTGCAGTTTAACAGCATTTATTATCATTCTCTATGATAATTTCTATCAAGCATCAGAGGATGGAATTCAATTAACACAGGTTGCCTTAAGTGCACATGTCGGTGAATGGGCATCGATTTTCTTAGCGATCACAATCTTCTTCTTTGCCTTTAGTTCTGTAATTGGTAACTATTATTATGGTGAGACGAATGTCAGTTTCTTAAATCCAAAGGGAATATGGATTAACGTCTATCGTGTGGTCGTTTTAGGTATGGTTATGTTCGGTTCACTTGCATCTATCCAGATTGTATGGGATATGGCTGATCTGTTTATGGCAATGATGGCTGTAGTGAACTTAATTGCTATTTTATTATTGAGTAAAATTGCAATGGATGTACTGCAAGACTACGTCAAACAGAAAAAACAAGGAACAGATCCTAACTTCCACTATAAAAATGTAAAAGGTTTAAAGAACATTTCTTGGTGGGGAGCACAGGACGAAGAGAAATAG
- a CDS encoding CBS and ACT domain-containing protein, protein MLVQDIMKTEVVTLSPDASVSDALQLLQKHSIRHIPVINQDMHVVGIVSDRDVRDASPSILDDEINKQVLSRPIHAIMTTPVITTHPYEFFEEVATIFYQKEFACLPVVKNHQLVGMITEKDMLYAFIQLTGTHSPSTQLEIKVPDRIGVLSDVCQYFTKRYIKIVSVYIYPDNTNPDYKVLVFRIQTMNPMPVVKDFQQSEYQILYPYREDQDEI, encoded by the coding sequence ATGTTAGTACAAGATATTATGAAAACTGAAGTAGTTACCTTATCACCCGATGCATCAGTTTCAGACGCCTTACAACTATTACAAAAGCACAGTATCCGTCATATACCTGTTATCAATCAAGATATGCATGTCGTAGGCATTGTTTCGGACCGTGACGTACGTGATGCCAGCCCGTCGATCTTAGATGATGAAATAAACAAACAAGTATTATCGAGACCCATTCACGCTATAATGACTACGCCTGTTATTACTACTCATCCATATGAATTCTTTGAAGAAGTCGCTACTATTTTCTATCAAAAAGAATTTGCATGCTTACCTGTAGTTAAAAACCATCAGCTAGTAGGAATGATTACAGAAAAAGATATGTTGTATGCTTTTATACAATTAACTGGTACTCATTCACCTAGCACACAGCTTGAAATTAAAGTTCCGGATCGAATAGGCGTTTTATCAGATGTGTGTCAATACTTCACTAAAAGATATATTAAAATTGTATCCGTTTACATCTATCCGGATAATACTAATCCAGATTATAAAGTGCTTGTTTTTCGTATCCAAACAATGAATCCCATGCCGGTTGTTAAAGATTTTCAGCAATCTGAATATCAAATACTCTACCCATACAGGGAGGACCAAGATGAAATCTGA
- the tyrS gene encoding tyrosine--tRNA ligase, translating to MHILDELSKRDLIQQTTDDDGLRKHLDNNLVTLYCGFDPTADSLHIGHLLPVLMLKRFQKAGHRPIALIGGGTGLIGDPSGRSTERSLNSPEVVKGFSEKIKEQLASILNFDQGENSAVARNNHEWLSTMTFIEFLRDIGKHFSINYMLAKDSVESRLENGITFTEFSYMMLQSFDFLNLYEKENCTLQIGGSDQWGNITAGMELIRRKRFENEEEEAEVYGLTVPLITKSDGTKFGKTAGGAVWLNPEKTTPYEFYQFWINTDDRDVIRFIKYFTFIDFDEIAALEKELEEAPEKRIPHKRLAEEMTKLVHGEEALTQAQKITEALFSGDLTSLNAAEIEQGFKDVPSVTLENKEIGLIDLLVEANISSSKRQAREDIKNGAIYINGIRNQELTHQLTDQDRIEDKFTIIRRGKKKYFLIRF from the coding sequence ATGCATATTTTAGATGAACTTTCAAAAAGAGACCTGATTCAACAGACAACAGATGACGATGGATTAAGAAAACATTTAGATAACAATCTTGTCACCCTTTACTGTGGTTTTGATCCAACAGCTGACAGCTTACATATTGGACATCTGTTACCGGTTTTAATGTTGAAAAGATTCCAAAAAGCTGGTCATCGTCCGATTGCTTTAATTGGTGGGGGAACAGGATTAATTGGTGATCCGAGTGGCCGTTCTACAGAAAGATCTCTAAATAGTCCAGAAGTAGTAAAAGGCTTCAGTGAAAAAATCAAAGAACAACTGGCAAGTATCTTAAATTTTGATCAAGGGGAAAACAGTGCGGTAGCTCGAAATAATCATGAATGGTTATCGACGATGACGTTTATTGAATTTTTGCGTGATATTGGTAAACACTTCAGTATCAACTATATGCTGGCTAAAGATTCTGTAGAATCCAGACTCGAAAATGGTATTACCTTTACAGAATTCAGTTACATGATGCTACAATCGTTCGACTTTCTCAATTTGTACGAAAAAGAAAATTGTACACTTCAAATTGGTGGTAGTGATCAATGGGGAAACATCACTGCTGGTATGGAGTTAATCCGTCGTAAACGATTTGAAAATGAGGAAGAAGAAGCAGAAGTATACGGTTTAACCGTACCTTTGATTACAAAGAGCGATGGAACCAAATTCGGTAAAACTGCTGGTGGTGCAGTATGGCTTAATCCGGAGAAAACAACACCATATGAATTTTACCAATTCTGGATTAATACGGATGACCGTGATGTAATCCGTTTTATTAAATACTTTACGTTTATTGATTTTGATGAAATAGCAGCTTTAGAGAAAGAGTTAGAAGAAGCTCCGGAAAAACGTATCCCGCATAAACGCTTGGCAGAAGAAATGACCAAACTTGTTCATGGCGAAGAAGCGTTAACGCAAGCACAGAAAATCACAGAAGCTTTATTCAGCGGTGATTTAACAAGCTTGAATGCTGCAGAAATAGAGCAAGGATTTAAAGATGTTCCTTCTGTCACCCTCGAAAATAAAGAAATTGGTCTAATTGATTTATTAGTGGAAGCTAATATCTCCTCTTCCAAGCGTCAAGCACGAGAAGATATTAAGAATGGTGCCATTTACATTAATGGCATAAGAAATCAGGAATTAACACATCAATTAACAGATCAAGACCGTATTGAGGATAAATTTACGATCATTAGAAGAGGAAAGAAAAAATACTTCTTAATTCGATTTTAA
- a CDS encoding transglycosylase domain-containing protein — MNTKDFFHNIWEPMKEIWNKKIIQKSTRISYHIIWNIVLFFITIGIIGGFFLGGLGAGYFASLVDNEEIQTEEQMASAIYNYEETSELYFADNEFLSDVSSDLLRDETSLENVSEDVKNAVIATEDEYFETHNGIVPKAIFRAVFQEVTNSSTKTGGSTLTQQIIKNQILTNEVSFERKAKEMLLAMRLERFFEKDDILEAYLNIVPFGRNSSGQNIAGIQTAAEGIFDTNAEDLKLPQAAFIAGLPQSPSYYTPFLNGGGLKDEKDLEPGLNRMKSVLSRMLEAGYISEEEYQEALEYDIVADFKEPEDSVLEKYPYLMRELQDRAVDILVDVLAEQDGYSKEDIESSSILKEEYTIRANREIGSNGYKIHSTIDKEIYDVFQKIAREYDNYGRDKLARNENTKQAIMIEDPDTGEMVQLGEQPVQVGSVLIENSTGKILSFVGGRDFEISEQNHATNVKRQTGSTMKPLAGYGPAMELGVVQPGSVIADVEKDFGGYTPSNYSLRYYGLTSVREALYRSHNATAVTVFNKIKGPELARNFLWKMGLNDITEEQSSYTATVLGTLDLTVEENTNAYATFGNLGEFVDGYMIDKIETKDGEVIYQHESEPVEVFSPQTSYLMIDMMRDVLTNGAGTGTAARANLANKNVDWAGKTGTTSDYRDTWFVATNPNVTLSSWMGYDYKQQLDKDGYSTRNNAFWAKLVNAATEIRPDLMAPSQKFESPGGIVSRSYCAVSGLLPSDECSELGLVQTDIYNADYVPTKQDYSLIKENYATIDGDVVLAGENTPDEFSDGDGVSFNPEWLEDMGYNKLANIKQLTAGKSGAWEKIKYPSDDNEVKNNDKEPNAPTSLKLNNQKLNWKKSNSSDVVGYRIYRASNPDDENFQRIGSTTNTSFTIPGSDAVYHVRAVDYFGQESKPSNVVEKGDFSEPEEDEEDKKDEEKPKKKQNNNNSDNNDSNSNNDNSDGNNNNNNENSDDDAETEPDSESEPESEDSDNN; from the coding sequence ATGAATACAAAAGATTTTTTTCATAATATATGGGAGCCTATGAAAGAAATTTGGAATAAAAAAATCATTCAAAAATCTACAAGGATCAGCTATCATATCATTTGGAATATTGTTTTATTCTTTATAACGATTGGTATTATCGGAGGTTTTTTCCTTGGTGGTCTTGGTGCAGGTTACTTTGCATCATTAGTTGATAACGAAGAAATTCAAACGGAAGAACAAATGGCAAGTGCTATTTATAACTATGAGGAAACATCTGAATTATATTTCGCTGATAATGAGTTTCTATCAGACGTTAGTTCTGATTTATTACGAGATGAAACTTCCTTAGAAAATGTAAGTGAAGATGTAAAGAATGCTGTTATTGCCACAGAAGATGAGTATTTTGAAACACATAATGGTATCGTACCGAAAGCGATTTTCCGTGCGGTTTTTCAAGAGGTAACGAATTCCTCAACTAAGACCGGTGGAAGTACATTAACACAACAAATTATTAAAAATCAAATTTTAACAAACGAAGTATCTTTTGAGCGAAAAGCAAAAGAAATGCTTTTAGCTATGCGATTAGAACGATTTTTTGAAAAAGATGACATATTAGAAGCTTATTTGAACATTGTACCTTTTGGCAGAAACTCTTCTGGCCAAAATATAGCAGGTATCCAAACAGCAGCCGAAGGGATATTCGATACAAATGCAGAAGATTTAAAACTTCCACAAGCTGCTTTCATTGCTGGTCTTCCCCAAAGTCCATCTTATTATACCCCGTTCTTAAACGGTGGTGGTTTAAAAGATGAGAAAGATCTGGAGCCTGGGTTAAATCGTATGAAATCTGTTTTAAGCAGAATGTTAGAAGCTGGATACATTAGTGAAGAGGAATATCAAGAAGCGTTAGAATATGATATTGTAGCTGACTTTAAAGAGCCAGAAGATTCCGTTCTGGAAAAATATCCTTATTTAATGCGTGAATTACAAGATAGAGCTGTTGATATTTTAGTTGACGTTCTAGCTGAACAAGATGGGTATTCTAAAGAAGATATAGAATCCAGTTCGATTTTAAAAGAAGAATATACAATCAGGGCAAATCGTGAAATAGGGAGTAATGGTTATAAAATACATTCTACCATTGATAAAGAAATATACGATGTTTTTCAAAAAATTGCCCGTGAATATGATAATTATGGAAGAGATAAACTAGCCAGAAATGAAAACACTAAACAAGCTATTATGATTGAAGATCCGGATACTGGTGAAATGGTCCAATTAGGCGAACAACCTGTTCAGGTTGGAAGTGTACTGATTGAAAATAGTACAGGAAAAATATTAAGTTTTGTCGGTGGACGTGATTTTGAAATATCTGAACAAAACCATGCAACAAATGTAAAACGGCAAACTGGTAGTACGATGAAACCTCTCGCTGGATATGGACCAGCAATGGAATTAGGTGTCGTACAGCCAGGTTCAGTCATTGCCGATGTGGAGAAAGACTTTGGAGGTTATACACCAAGTAACTATTCTCTACGCTATTATGGATTAACATCAGTCAGAGAAGCATTATATCGATCACATAACGCTACGGCTGTTACTGTTTTTAACAAAATCAAAGGTCCAGAGCTTGCGAGAAACTTCTTATGGAAAATGGGCTTAAATGATATAACGGAAGAACAAAGTAGCTATACTGCAACTGTATTAGGTACTCTTGATTTAACTGTAGAAGAGAATACGAATGCTTATGCAACATTTGGAAACTTAGGTGAGTTTGTAGATGGGTATATGATTGACAAAATCGAAACCAAAGATGGTGAAGTTATTTATCAACATGAATCCGAACCTGTTGAAGTATTTAGTCCACAAACAAGTTATTTGATGATTGACATGATGCGGGATGTACTCACTAATGGTGCAGGTACAGGTACTGCTGCAAGAGCCAATTTAGCGAATAAAAATGTGGATTGGGCAGGAAAAACAGGTACAACTAGTGATTATCGAGATACATGGTTTGTTGCCACAAATCCGAATGTAACCCTAAGTAGTTGGATGGGCTATGACTATAAACAACAATTGGATAAAGACGGTTATAGTACCCGTAATAATGCATTCTGGGCAAAACTAGTCAATGCGGCAACTGAAATCCGCCCTGACTTAATGGCACCTTCTCAAAAATTCGAGAGTCCTGGTGGTATTGTTTCGAGATCATATTGTGCTGTCTCAGGTCTATTACCATCAGATGAATGCAGTGAACTTGGATTAGTTCAAACAGATATTTATAATGCTGATTATGTACCAACAAAGCAAGATTATAGTCTCATTAAAGAAAATTATGCAACTATTGATGGTGACGTAGTACTTGCTGGTGAAAATACGCCGGATGAATTTTCAGATGGTGATGGTGTCAGCTTTAATCCTGAATGGTTAGAGGATATGGGCTATAATAAGTTGGCAAATATTAAGCAACTTACTGCAGGTAAATCCGGCGCTTGGGAAAAAATTAAATATCCAAGTGATGATAACGAGGTCAAAAATAATGATAAAGAACCAAATGCGCCTACTTCCTTAAAATTAAATAATCAGAAACTGAATTGGAAGAAATCAAACAGTTCTGATGTAGTAGGTTATCGTATTTATCGAGCAAGCAATCCTGATGATGAGAATTTCCAACGAATTGGCTCTACCACCAACACATCGTTTACTATTCCAGGAAGCGATGCTGTTTACCATGTTAGAGCGGTAGATTACTTTGGACAAGAATCTAAACCAAGTAACGTAGTTGAAAAAGGAGATTTCTCTGAACCAGAAGAAGATGAAGAAGATAAAAAAGATGAAGAAAAACCTAAAAAGAAGCAAAATAACAACAATTCTGATAACAATGACTCTAATAGTAACAATGATAACTCTGACGGAAATAATAATAACAATAATGAAAATTCCGATGACGATGCTGAGACTGAACCCGATTCAGAGTCTGAACCAGAGTCAGAAGATAGTGACAATAATTAA